One stretch of Musicola paradisiaca NCPPB 2511 DNA includes these proteins:
- the era gene encoding GTPase Era, with product MSEEQTYCGFVAIVGRPNVGKSTLLNQLLGQKISITSRKPQTTRHRIMGIHTEGPYQAIYVDTPGLHIEEKRAINRLMNRAASSSIGDVELIVFVVEGTHWTDDDEMVVNKLREQKTPVVLAINKVDNITDKSLLLPHIQMLSEKMKFLDVVPISAEKGTNVDAVASIVRKHLPQSLHHFPEDYITDRSQRFMASEIIREKLMRFLGEELPYSVTVEIERFVANERGGYDINGLILVEREGQKKMVIGNKGAKIKTIGIEARQDMERMFEARVHLELWVKVKSGWADDERALRSLGYIDDL from the coding sequence ATGAGCGAAGAGCAAACCTACTGCGGCTTTGTCGCAATAGTTGGCCGTCCGAATGTCGGCAAATCCACCTTACTGAACCAGTTGCTGGGTCAGAAGATATCTATTACCTCCCGCAAACCGCAGACGACACGTCACCGCATTATGGGGATCCATACGGAAGGGCCGTATCAGGCCATCTATGTGGATACGCCAGGTCTACACATTGAAGAAAAACGAGCCATCAACCGGTTGATGAACCGTGCCGCCAGCAGTTCGATTGGTGATGTGGAACTCATTGTTTTCGTTGTGGAAGGTACCCACTGGACCGACGATGACGAGATGGTGGTCAATAAGTTGCGGGAACAGAAAACACCGGTCGTGCTTGCGATCAATAAGGTCGACAACATTACGGATAAGTCTTTGTTGTTGCCCCATATCCAGATGCTGAGCGAAAAGATGAAATTCCTGGATGTGGTGCCTATTTCAGCGGAAAAAGGCACTAACGTTGATGCGGTTGCCAGCATTGTGCGTAAACATTTGCCGCAGAGCCTGCATCATTTTCCGGAAGACTATATTACCGATCGTTCCCAGCGGTTTATGGCGTCCGAGATTATCCGTGAAAAACTGATGCGTTTTTTGGGCGAAGAGTTGCCGTATTCGGTAACAGTGGAGATTGAACGCTTCGTCGCCAATGAGCGTGGTGGGTATGACATCAACGGGTTAATTCTGGTCGAGCGCGAAGGCCAAAAGAAAATGGTGATTGGCAATAAAGGCGCCAAGATCAAGACGATTGGCATTGAAGCGCGTCAGGATATGGAACGGATGTTCGAAGCCCGGGTTCATCTCGAACTGTGGGTGAAAGTTAAATCAGGCTGGGCGGACGATGAACGTGCGCTGCGTAGCCTGGGATATATCGACGATCTATAA
- the rnc gene encoding ribonuclease III, translating into MNPILINRLQKKLGYTFQQYDLLLQALTHRSASSKHNERLEFLGDSILSFVIANALYHRFPRVDEGDMSRMRATLVRGNTLAEIAREFELGECLRLGPGELKSGGFRRESILADTVEALIGGVFLDSDIQAVERLILKWYQSRLDAISPGDKQKDPKTRLQEFLQGRHLPLPTYLVVQVRGEAHDQEFTIHCQVSGFSEPVVGTGSSRRKAEQAAAEQALKKLELE; encoded by the coding sequence ATGAATCCCATCCTCATAAATCGCTTACAAAAAAAACTAGGTTATACTTTCCAACAATACGATCTTTTATTGCAGGCTCTGACCCATCGTAGCGCCAGCAGTAAACATAATGAAAGGCTGGAATTTCTCGGAGATTCCATTCTGAGTTTTGTGATCGCTAATGCGTTATATCATCGTTTTCCTCGCGTTGATGAAGGCGATATGAGCCGGATGCGCGCTACATTGGTTCGTGGCAATACGCTGGCGGAAATTGCCCGGGAATTTGAATTGGGCGAGTGTCTGCGGCTTGGGCCGGGAGAGTTGAAAAGCGGCGGTTTTCGTCGCGAATCCATTCTGGCGGATACCGTGGAAGCGTTGATTGGCGGTGTGTTCCTGGATAGTGATATTCAGGCGGTCGAACGTCTGATTCTCAAATGGTATCAGAGCCGTCTGGATGCCATCAGTCCTGGAGATAAACAGAAAGATCCGAAAACCCGATTGCAAGAGTTTTTGCAAGGACGACATCTTCCGCTGCCGACATATCTGGTGGTGCAGGTGCGGGGTGAAGCACACGATCAGGAATTCACTATTCACTGCCAGGTTAGCGGTTTCAGCGAGCCGGTAGTGGGAACCGGGTCAAGCCGTCGCAAAGCTGAACAGGCTGCGGCCGAACAAGCGTTGAAAAAGCTGGAACTTGAATGA
- the lepB gene encoding signal peptidase I, with amino-acid sequence MANMFALILALATLVTGIVWCLERFKWAPARRTKAAALSQQAGSAVGETSPVVSLKQPGWIETCASVFPVLALVFIVRSFIFEPFQIPSGSMMPTLLIGDFILVEKFAYGIKDPITQTTLLETGHPQRGDIAVFKYPVNPRLDYIKRVVGLPGDRVSYDPLAKQVTIQPGCSDPQRCDKALPVTYSNVEASDFVQTFSGTGREMSSGFYQIPVGQPSEGIRMAARKETLGEVTHNILMVPGAQDQLGMYYQQSRQPLASWVVPAGHYFMMGDNRDNSADSRYWGFVPEKNLVGKATAIWMSFEKQEGEWPTGIRLSRIGGIH; translated from the coding sequence ATGGCCAATATGTTTGCCTTGATTCTGGCGTTGGCGACGCTGGTGACTGGCATTGTTTGGTGCCTGGAGCGTTTCAAATGGGCCCCGGCTCGCCGCACCAAAGCCGCGGCGCTCAGTCAGCAAGCGGGTAGCGCTGTTGGTGAAACATCACCGGTGGTCAGCCTGAAGCAGCCCGGTTGGATTGAAACCTGTGCATCAGTATTCCCGGTATTAGCGTTAGTGTTTATCGTGCGTTCATTTATCTTCGAACCGTTCCAGATTCCGTCTGGTTCAATGATGCCGACCTTGCTGATTGGGGATTTTATTCTGGTGGAGAAATTCGCCTACGGCATTAAGGACCCGATAACCCAGACGACGCTGCTGGAAACCGGGCATCCGCAACGTGGCGACATTGCTGTGTTCAAGTACCCTGTCAACCCGAGGCTGGACTATATCAAGCGGGTGGTGGGATTGCCGGGTGATCGCGTCAGCTATGATCCGCTCGCCAAGCAAGTCACCATCCAGCCAGGGTGCAGTGATCCACAGCGTTGCGACAAGGCGTTGCCGGTGACTTATAGCAATGTTGAAGCCAGTGATTTTGTACAGACTTTTAGCGGCACTGGCCGCGAGATGAGTAGTGGTTTCTATCAGATCCCGGTTGGTCAGCCCAGCGAGGGTATTCGCATGGCGGCTCGTAAAGAGACGCTGGGTGAAGTTACGCATAATATTCTGATGGTTCCCGGCGCGCAGGATCAGTTGGGGATGTACTATCAACAGTCGCGACAGCCGTTGGCATCCTGGGTTGTCCCCGCCGGTCATTATTTCATGATGGGTGACAATCGAGATAATAGTGCGGACAGCCGCTACTGGGGATTTGTGCCGGAGAAGAATCTGGTCGGCAAAGCAACGGCAATCTGGATGAGTTTTGAGAAACAGGAAGGTGAATGGCCTACCGGCATTCGTCTGAGTCGGATTGGCGGTATTCATTAA
- the rseC gene encoding SoxR-reducing system protein RseC — protein sequence MIKEWATVISWQAGSALLRCEPRSGCSSCQTRTSCGTGLLSGNDGDSVMHQLWVPYSQPLLPGQRVEIGLAETSLLRSAMLVYLVPLLGLLAGAGGMQFWLNSEPASVFGAFFGAAVSFMAIHRMSSRMGNDRRYQPVILQVALPESVLRASVTP from the coding sequence ATGATAAAAGAGTGGGCTACGGTTATTTCATGGCAAGCTGGCAGCGCCCTGTTGCGTTGTGAACCTCGTTCGGGATGCAGTAGTTGTCAGACGCGCACATCCTGCGGCACCGGGTTGCTCAGCGGGAATGACGGCGATAGTGTCATGCACCAACTGTGGGTTCCCTATTCACAGCCGTTACTGCCTGGGCAGCGAGTAGAAATTGGTCTTGCTGAAACCAGCTTACTGCGCTCGGCGATGCTGGTTTATCTGGTGCCTTTGCTGGGGCTGCTGGCCGGCGCAGGCGGAATGCAGTTTTGGTTGAACAGTGAACCGGCATCGGTGTTTGGCGCGTTCTTCGGGGCAGCTGTAAGCTTTATGGCGATCCACAGAATGTCGTCCAGAATGGGGAATGATCGACGCTATCAACCGGTTATTCTGCAGGTTGCCCTGCCTGAGTCGGTATTACGTGCAAGCGTCACGCCTTAA
- the rseB gene encoding sigma-E factor regulatory protein RseB, translating into MKRFWFAASVLLGSLSYSSFAPAQSDTGALLQQMGSASRSLNYEIHFINVSRQGIESLRYRHIIDGKDTLAELVHLDGPRRAVVQKGHEISYFESDSEPFTLSGDHIVDALPSLIFANFDRLSTYYDFIPTGRIRLADRQGDVIRVVSRDGTRFSYVVCLDSESHLPLRVDLLDQNGELLEQFRIVSLSFDDHEVQSAVKPLDSLSLPPPVNIPAGTTANFSWISEWLPAGVEEISRSQRTLPGVNGVVESRLYSDGLFSFSVNISPVGEKHPDQNALLGRKAIHTEVRNEHEITVIGELPLATARRIADNVIFKASQ; encoded by the coding sequence ATGAAGCGTTTTTGGTTTGCCGCAAGTGTATTGCTGGGAAGCCTGTCTTATTCCTCCTTCGCCCCGGCGCAAAGCGATACCGGGGCGTTGTTGCAGCAGATGGGCAGCGCCAGTCGATCTTTGAATTATGAAATCCACTTCATCAACGTTTCCCGACAGGGAATCGAATCGTTGCGTTATCGCCATATTATCGACGGGAAGGACACCTTGGCGGAGCTGGTTCATTTGGACGGCCCTCGGCGAGCTGTTGTTCAAAAAGGTCATGAAATCAGTTATTTCGAATCAGATTCCGAGCCTTTTACTTTGTCTGGCGATCACATTGTCGATGCGTTGCCTTCGCTGATTTTTGCTAATTTCGATCGGTTATCGACATATTACGATTTCATCCCAACCGGGCGTATTCGCCTGGCCGATCGGCAAGGTGATGTGATTCGGGTTGTATCCCGTGATGGTACCCGTTTCAGCTATGTTGTCTGCCTGGATTCCGAGTCTCATTTACCATTGCGGGTCGATTTGCTCGATCAAAACGGCGAACTGTTGGAACAGTTCCGTATTGTTTCTCTTTCGTTTGATGACCATGAGGTTCAGTCGGCGGTAAAACCGCTGGATAGTCTGAGTTTACCGCCGCCGGTGAATATCCCGGCCGGGACTACGGCGAATTTCAGCTGGATTAGCGAGTGGCTACCGGCGGGGGTTGAAGAGATATCCCGCAGCCAAAGAACATTGCCCGGCGTCAACGGCGTGGTGGAGTCGCGACTATATAGCGACGGTCTGTTTAGCTTTTCTGTCAATATCAGCCCGGTTGGCGAGAAACACCCTGATCAAAATGCGTTGCTGGGGCGTAAAGCCATTCATACCGAGGTTCGCAATGAGCACGAGATTACTGTGATTGGCGAGTTGCCGCTGGCGACGGCGAGACGGATCGCCGATAACGTGATATTCAAGGCATCACAATGA
- the rseA gene encoding anti-sigma-E factor RseA, which produces MQKEKLSALMDGEAIDNELLKSLSQDQELQQCWQSYHLVRDTLRGEVCESLLNVDVASRVAAALEQEPVRIAPQRVQDAQPHPDTWQKMPFWRRVRPLVSHLTQIGVAACVSLAVIVGVQHYQQNNAATDNTADAPVISTLPVMGSASPVSLSVPSENGVAHSGQRQMQAQHERINALLQDYELQRRVHSEQLQPQGEQQQAAVQVPGTQSLGIQPQ; this is translated from the coding sequence ATGCAGAAAGAGAAACTTTCCGCTCTGATGGACGGTGAGGCGATAGATAATGAATTGTTGAAATCCTTGTCGCAAGACCAAGAGTTACAACAATGCTGGCAGAGTTATCATCTGGTTCGCGACACGTTGCGTGGAGAAGTCTGTGAAAGCCTGTTGAATGTAGATGTCGCATCCAGAGTGGCTGCAGCACTGGAACAGGAGCCGGTGCGGATTGCTCCTCAGCGGGTTCAAGATGCTCAACCTCATCCGGATACATGGCAAAAAATGCCGTTCTGGCGTCGTGTGCGGCCGTTGGTCAGCCATTTGACGCAGATTGGTGTCGCGGCCTGTGTTTCGCTGGCAGTGATTGTCGGGGTTCAGCACTACCAGCAAAATAACGCTGCAACGGATAATACGGCGGATGCGCCGGTAATCAGTACATTGCCGGTTATGGGGTCGGCATCGCCGGTCAGTTTGAGCGTTCCATCGGAAAATGGCGTTGCACACTCCGGTCAGCGTCAGATGCAGGCGCAGCATGAACGGATTAATGCGCTGCTGCAGGATTATGAGCTGCAACGCAGAGTGCATTCAGAGCAATTGCAGCCGCAGGGTGAACAACAGCAGGCTGCCGTACAGGTCCCTGGGACTCAATCATTAGGAATCCAGCCGCAGTAA
- the rpoE gene encoding RNA polymerase sigma factor RpoE: MSEQLADQVLVERVQRGDRASFNLLVVRYQHKVASLVSRYVPPGDVPDVVQESFIKAYRALESFRGESAFYTWLYRIAVNTAKNYLVAQGRRPPSSDVDANDAENYENVGALKEISNPENLMLSEELRRIVFQTIESLPEDLRMAITLRELDGLSYEEIAEIMDCPVGTVRSRIFRAREAIDNKVQPLIQR; encoded by the coding sequence ATGAGCGAGCAGTTAGCGGATCAGGTGCTGGTTGAGCGGGTCCAGAGAGGCGACAGAGCGTCGTTTAATTTACTGGTCGTCCGCTACCAACATAAGGTGGCGAGTCTGGTATCCCGTTATGTTCCGCCCGGTGATGTACCTGACGTTGTGCAGGAATCATTTATTAAAGCCTATCGCGCGCTAGAGTCATTTCGCGGTGAAAGCGCGTTCTATACCTGGCTGTATCGTATCGCGGTGAATACCGCAAAAAATTATCTGGTTGCTCAGGGGCGTCGTCCACCTTCCAGCGATGTGGACGCCAACGATGCCGAAAATTATGAAAATGTCGGCGCGTTAAAAGAAATTTCGAACCCTGAGAACTTAATGTTGTCAGAAGAGTTACGACGGATCGTTTTTCAGACTATTGAGTCGTTGCCTGAAGATTTGCGGATGGCGATTACATTACGTGAACTGGATGGGTTGAGTTATGAGGAGATTGCCGAAATCATGGACTGCCCCGTCGGCACCGTTCGGTCTCGAATATTCCGCGCAAGGGAAGCGATTGATAATAAAGTGCAACCGCTTATTCAGCGTTAG